The Micromonospora sp. NBC_01740 genome includes a window with the following:
- a CDS encoding LOG family protein, protein MPTPPPADVIEPHTCTDEIETRAEFERRLTTGSLVGLTVQGLRLDLDPVPDLTAVEVTGTLFVGCRFASREVGADLVRRGANVVPPFSGLPYPTQPSHLYTPEELAAGFAEGGFAGMYDTRVYEHFRAHGGALPDVREALGQRLHDHGVDNALADATRAWLATHGPQSVVGIMGGHAVPRGSAPYRMAAVLGWELARADRLVVTGGGPGVMEAANLGAHLALRPVEDLDAAIDLLAGAPDFTDHDRYTAAALQVRERYGQPVVPPRPRAADPGSASRADSAALAGGDVDWARAGGLAIPTWLYGHEPANLFAGRIAKYFSNAIREDTILRLARGGIVFAPGRAGTVQEVFQAATKTYYGTDGASGAYVFLDRAYWTDELPVESLLRPLLGASPFGDLSSSVHLTDDVHEAVRVLTAG, encoded by the coding sequence GTGCCGACCCCACCTCCCGCGGACGTCATCGAGCCGCACACCTGCACCGACGAGATCGAGACCCGCGCCGAGTTCGAGCGGCGGCTGACCACCGGCAGCCTCGTCGGGCTGACCGTGCAGGGGCTACGGCTCGACCTCGATCCCGTCCCCGACCTCACCGCCGTCGAGGTGACCGGCACCCTCTTCGTGGGCTGCCGCTTCGCCTCCCGGGAGGTCGGCGCCGACCTGGTCCGGCGCGGCGCGAACGTGGTGCCGCCGTTCTCCGGGCTGCCCTACCCGACCCAGCCGTCCCACCTCTACACCCCGGAGGAGCTGGCCGCCGGCTTCGCCGAGGGCGGGTTCGCCGGGATGTACGACACCCGCGTCTACGAGCACTTCCGGGCGCACGGCGGGGCGCTGCCGGACGTCCGGGAGGCGCTCGGTCAACGGCTGCACGACCACGGCGTGGACAACGCGCTGGCCGACGCCACCCGCGCCTGGCTGGCCACCCACGGGCCGCAGTCGGTGGTCGGCATCATGGGCGGCCACGCGGTGCCGCGCGGCAGCGCGCCGTACCGGATGGCGGCGGTGCTGGGCTGGGAGCTGGCGCGGGCCGACCGGCTGGTGGTGACCGGCGGCGGCCCCGGGGTGATGGAGGCCGCCAACCTCGGCGCCCACCTCGCGCTGCGGCCGGTCGAGGACCTGGACGCCGCGATCGACCTGCTGGCCGGGGCGCCGGACTTCACCGACCACGACCGCTACACGGCGGCGGCGCTGCAAGTCCGGGAGCGCTACGGCCAGCCGGTGGTGCCGCCCCGGCCCCGGGCCGCCGACCCCGGCAGCGCGTCCCGCGCCGACTCGGCCGCACTGGCCGGCGGCGACGTGGACTGGGCGCGTGCCGGCGGGCTGGCCATCCCGACCTGGCTGTACGGGCACGAGCCGGCGAACCTGTTCGCCGGCCGGATCGCCAAGTACTTCTCCAACGCCATCCGCGAGGACACCATCCTGCGGCTGGCCCGGGGCGGGATCGTCTTCGCCCCCGGCCGGGCGGGCACCGTGCAGGAGGTGTTCCAGGCCGCAACGAAGACCTACTACGGCACCGACGGGGCCAGCGGCGCGTACGTCTTCCTGGACCGCGCGTACTGGACGGACGAGCTTCCGGTGGAGTCGCTGCTGCGGCCGCTGCTGGGCGCCTCGCCGTTCGGCGACCTGTCGTCCTCCGTGCACCTCACGGACGACGTCCACGAGGCGGTCCGGGTGCTCACCGCCGGCTAG
- a CDS encoding DUF3151 domain-containing protein: MQNLLPEPPATLLPAHDEADAALAAAEQAGSDEAYAQVAARFPTYSAGWGALAARAFAAGQVIPAYAYARTGYHRGLDQLRRSGWKGFGPVPWSHEPNQGFLRCLYVLSRAADEIGEADEAARCAQFLRDCDPAAADALASN; encoded by the coding sequence ATGCAGAACCTGTTGCCGGAACCACCGGCCACTCTCCTCCCCGCGCACGACGAGGCCGACGCCGCCCTGGCCGCCGCCGAGCAGGCCGGCAGCGACGAGGCGTACGCCCAGGTGGCGGCGCGCTTCCCGACCTACAGCGCCGGCTGGGGTGCGCTGGCCGCGCGGGCCTTCGCCGCCGGCCAGGTCATCCCGGCGTACGCCTACGCGCGCACCGGCTACCACCGGGGCCTGGACCAGCTGCGCCGCAGCGGCTGGAAGGGATTCGGTCCGGTGCCGTGGTCGCACGAGCCGAACCAGGGCTTCCTGCGCTGCCTCTACGTGCTGTCCCGGGCCGCCGACGAGATCGGCGAGGCGGACGAGGCGGCCCGCTGCGCCCAGTTCCTCCGCGACTGCGACCCGGCCGCCGCGGACGCGCTCGCGAGCAACTGA
- the fbaA gene encoding class II fructose-bisphosphate aldolase, giving the protein MPIASPETYAEMLDRAKAGRYAYPAINVTSSQTLNAALKGFADAESDGIIQVSTGGAEYLSGSSVKDMVTGAVAFAAYAHEVAKKYPVNIALHTDHCPQEKLDKFVRPLMQISKERVAAGQEPLFQSHMWDGSAVPVAENLEIAAELLDRAAEAKIVLEIEVGVVGGEEDGVENAINDKLYTTVEDGLAMVEALGLGEKGRYMAALTFGNVHGVYKPGNVKLRPEILNQIQEAVGAKYGKEKPLSLVFHGGSGSLLSEIREALDYGVVKMNIDTDTQYTFTRPVADHMFRNYDGVLKVDGEVGSKKLYDPRVWGKAAEAGMAARVAEACEHLRSSGTTLAK; this is encoded by the coding sequence ATGCCCATCGCTTCCCCCGAGACCTACGCGGAGATGCTGGACCGCGCCAAGGCCGGCCGGTACGCGTACCCCGCGATCAACGTGACGTCCTCGCAGACCCTGAACGCGGCGCTGAAGGGCTTCGCCGACGCGGAGAGCGACGGCATCATCCAGGTCTCGACCGGTGGCGCGGAATACCTTTCCGGCTCCTCCGTCAAGGACATGGTCACCGGCGCGGTGGCGTTCGCCGCGTACGCGCACGAGGTGGCCAAGAAGTACCCGGTCAACATCGCCCTGCACACCGACCACTGTCCGCAGGAGAAGCTGGACAAGTTCGTCCGGCCGCTCATGCAGATCTCCAAGGAGCGGGTGGCCGCCGGCCAGGAGCCGCTGTTCCAGTCGCACATGTGGGACGGCTCGGCCGTGCCCGTGGCGGAGAACCTGGAGATCGCGGCCGAGCTGCTCGACCGGGCCGCCGAGGCCAAGATCGTCCTTGAGATCGAGGTCGGCGTGGTCGGCGGCGAGGAGGATGGCGTCGAGAACGCCATCAACGACAAGCTCTACACCACGGTCGAGGACGGCCTGGCCATGGTCGAGGCGCTCGGCCTGGGCGAGAAGGGCCGCTACATGGCGGCGCTGACCTTCGGCAACGTGCACGGCGTCTACAAGCCGGGCAACGTCAAGCTCCGCCCCGAGATCCTCAACCAGATCCAGGAGGCGGTCGGCGCCAAGTACGGCAAGGAGAAGCCGCTCAGCCTGGTCTTCCACGGCGGGTCCGGCTCGCTGCTCTCGGAGATCCGCGAGGCGCTGGACTACGGCGTGGTGAAGATGAACATCGACACCGACACCCAGTACACCTTCACCCGGCCGGTCGCGGACCACATGTTCCGCAACTACGACGGCGTGCTCAAGGTGGACGGCGAGGTCGGCAGCAAGAAGCTGTACGACCCGCGGGTCTGGGGCAAGGCCGCCGAGGCCGGCATGGCCGCCCGGGTGGCGGAGGCCTGCGAGCACCTGCGCTCGTCCGGCACCACGCTGGCCAAGTGA